The Pseudomonadota bacterium DNA segment ATTTTTGAGGGAGAAGTGAAGTCATTTTATCATCCACCAGTTTTTTTGTCGCCGGATCAACTTTAAGTATATGTGGATACCAGGGTTTCATTCTGCAGTCGATAACAATGGGCGCGGAAAGACCGATATGAAATCGTTTCGTGGTGGTTTCCTTTGTGTAAATATCAGCTGCGGGTTCGAAACGTGTAAAAAAAGTCCAGAGAAACTCCTGCAGTGAAACCGTTGTTTTGGCGGTGTTGTCCACCAGAAGAACCACCTGCCAGTCGGAAAACGCCCCTGAATCAGCAAGAATCTGCGGTAATTGCCGGTTGGAAGCATATGGTTCCCCTTGAACGACCAAAGTGCCGGGAAGGTAAGCTTCGGGATTTGAGCACTCTAGAGGAAGGTTGCCATTGAATGTTTTTGGTAGAACGTTTCGCGGCTCTTTGCCGAGGCCCAGGAGCATGGCCTTGGAACCCTTATTTACCGAAGGACCGGTATAATCAAGTGTATCCTGGGAAACATCGGCAAAGATAAAAAGGTCCTGCTGCCAGTTCACCCGTTCCAAAACATACAACCAGAGGCGTTTAAAATCGGTAACATCAATATTGCCGTCTGTGATAATCAGAAATTTGGTGAGCGACAGCTGACCCTCGCCCAGGATACGAAGCCCTGCGGCAAAAGCTTCCCTGGGGTAGCGATTTTTGACGCGGGCTGCGGCAAGACAGTGAAAGCCTGTTTCGCCGAAGGTTTTCAGCTGTTCGACACCGTTCATGACCAGGGGAAAAAGCGGCGATAACAGGTCCTGAAGAAAATCACCGATATAAAAGTCTTCCTGCCGAGGTCTGCCTACAACCGTTGCCGGATAAATCGCATCCCGTCGGTGGTAGAGATGATGCACTTGAAAGACCGGATAGTCATGGGTCAGGGAATTATAGCCGTAATGGTCCCCGAATGGTCCTTCCGGGCGGCGTTTATGGGGCGGGACAATACCTTTAGCGGCAAATTCGACATGGGCAACCAATTGGTGGCCGCCCAAGGGGTCCTGGATCAGATCAAGTTTGTCGCCGAGAAGCAGGGAAGCCAGCATCAGTTCGGGGATGTTTTCAGGAAGCGGGGCGATAGCCGCCATCATTAAAGCCGGCGGGCCGCCGATAAACAAGGTCATGGGCAGGTTTTCATTTCTTTTCTCGGCCTCATGATAATGATAGCCGCCGCCCTTGTGGATTTGCCAATGGATGCCTGTTGTGGCATCGTCATAGCGCTGGATGCGGTACATGCCTAAATTATGTCCCCGGCCGGCGGGATGTTCCGTATAAACCAGGGGCAGGGTGACAAAGGCGCCGCCGTCCGTATCCCACGAGGTCAGCAAGGGAAGCTCGGAGAGTTTCGGAGGAAGCTGACATTCTTCAAGTATCGGCGCCTTATTGATCCTGCGGGTGCCGACCTTCATTGCTTGACCGAACATGCCCTTCATGGACCAGAGTTTGCCGAGAGTCGGCGGCATCAGTGTTTCGGCGGCACGAACAAGGTCTTTGACGAACTGCTGCGGACGAGTTCCAAAGGCAAGCTCCAGGCGACGATGCGAGCCGAACAGGTTGGTGACAACCGGAAAACGACTGCCTTTTACGGACGAAAAAAACAGGGCTGGACCGTTTTGAGCAATGACCCGGCGGTGAATTTCAGCGATTTCAAGATTCGGGTCAACCGGAGTATCAATTTCGATGAGTTCAGATTCTTTTTTCAGAATATCAATAAATGCTCTCAAATCACGGACAACTGTGCTTTTCAAGGGGAAGTCTCCTTTACAGAAAGTGACAAGTATTGAGTAAACGGTGATGAGTTGTTTTTCACCACAAGGTGAACTTGGGCCCAGGGAAAAATTTTTTAATATTATACAGGTGCTTCTGTTTTTTTCTGAAGTGAATAATCTTTTTTACAGATCGGCAAGAAAGAGAGAGTGATACTCTTTTTCGCTGAGATGTTTTTGCATAAGACCGGTAAGGTTGTCAACGAGCGATACTATTTCGTGGTCCGAAAGTCTGGGGATAATCGCTTGTAACAATGGCAGAGCGGAAAATCTGTTGAGAAATGCATAAAGCGATTGCTCATCATCTTTTCTGTTCAGTCCGAAACAGATGTTTTCAACCGGCATATTCTTGGCGGCAAAGAGATTTTTTTTATCCATAATCAATAATAGTTCCTGGAGTTCCAGCAGTTAATAAATGACAAGCCATCAAGTGCGGATGTATATTGTAAAAAATGGTGAATTTTACATTGCTTCTCTTGAGGGCAACAATTAAAAAGATAAAGTGAAAATTTAAAAAGCTGGAAACAGACGATCAGGATAGCCGATTAATGTTTTTTAAAAAAACAAAAAAAGACAAGCCACAGGGAAAATCGGAGTGGATTCCCGTTAAAGCGGGGTTTGAAAAAACCCGCTCAGAAGCAATTATCAGTCAATCTCTTGACCGGCTTATGCTTAACAGGGTGTTTATTACCGTGATCAGCAAGGAATATCAATCAGGGAGTACTGTGCTGGTGGGCTGCAATGAACACCAGCTTCTTATTGACAGGCCTCCGGATTGGCCTGAAACCGCAACTGGAAAACACTTTCAAATTGTTTTTAAGGACACGCGGTTTTTATGGAATCACTTTAATATACAGTTTGAATCGGCAACAAGCGATACACTGTATTTTGAGTTTCCCAAGACCTTGTTCCGCCTCCAGCGGCGAACCAATTACCGGGTGCCGGCCCCGATCGGCAGCAAGGTTTCGTTTGTGTTTGATGCATCCAAAAAGATGGATGCAGTGGTTTTGGATTTAAGCGTTACCGGGCTTTTCGTGAGTTTGTCCGGAAGAGAGGCGATACAGAAGGGAACAGAAATTACAGATATTTCGGTAACGCTATGCTGTCCAGGGGAAGGAAATCAAAAATTCAGATATACTGTTGGGCGGGCCAGGGTTGTTCGATCATTCTATAAC contains these protein-coding regions:
- a CDS encoding UbiD family decarboxylase, which encodes MKSTVVRDLRAFIDILKKESELIEIDTPVDPNLEIAEIHRRVIAQNGPALFFSSVKGSRFPVVTNLFGSHRRLELAFGTRPQQFVKDLVRAAETLMPPTLGKLWSMKGMFGQAMKVGTRRINKAPILEECQLPPKLSELPLLTSWDTDGGAFVTLPLVYTEHPAGRGHNLGMYRIQRYDDATTGIHWQIHKGGGYHYHEAEKRNENLPMTLFIGGPPALMMAAIAPLPENIPELMLASLLLGDKLDLIQDPLGGHQLVAHVEFAAKGIVPPHKRRPEGPFGDHYGYNSLTHDYPVFQVHHLYHRRDAIYPATVVGRPRQEDFYIGDFLQDLLSPLFPLVMNGVEQLKTFGETGFHCLAAARVKNRYPREAFAAGLRILGEGQLSLTKFLIITDGNIDVTDFKRLWLYVLERVNWQQDLFIFADVSQDTLDYTGPSVNKGSKAMLLGLGKEPRNVLPKTFNGNLPLECSNPEAYLPGTLVVQGEPYASNRQLPQILADSGAFSDWQVVLLVDNTAKTTVSLQEFLWTFFTRFEPAADIYTKETTTKRFHIGLSAPIVIDCRMKPWYPHILKVDPATKKLVDDKMTSLLPQKWR
- a CDS encoding PilZ domain-containing protein, producing the protein MFFKKTKKDKPQGKSEWIPVKAGFEKTRSEAIISQSLDRLMLNRVFITVISKEYQSGSTVLVGCNEHQLLIDRPPDWPETATGKHFQIVFKDTRFLWNHFNIQFESATSDTLYFEFPKTLFRLQRRTNYRVPAPIGSKVSFVFDASKKMDAVVLDLSVTGLFVSLSGREAIQKGTEITDISVTLCCPGEGNQKFRYTVGRARVVRSFYNENLRAHCLGLRLDIENKDKEDLLKFIRRQELSLLRKSLPR